A stretch of Nonomuraea africana DNA encodes these proteins:
- a CDS encoding N-acetylneuraminate synthase family protein produces the protein MRVLAVIPARGGSAGIPLKNLAQVGGVPLVARAVKAALRAELIDQVVVSTDHAGIAQAAREAGATVVERPAELSGATASSESALLHALDTLAVEPEVVVLVQCTSAFIDPADLSEAVRKVLEGEADVVLSGAAAHAFLWTPGGEGINHDRGERQMRQDRAPEFRETGAFYVMTTAGLREHGHRFFGDVGIQPVPTRHAIEIDDPEDLEIVRALAPLVDLPEPIDVDAVITDFDGVHTDDRAYVDSEGREMVLVSRSDGMGVSLLRRSGVKLLVMSTEQNPVVAARARKLGVPVLQGLAEKRTVLRDWLTIEGLDPARVAYVGNDVNDLGPMSLVGWPVAVPDAHPSVRAAARVVLTRRGGDGAVRELCERVLAARPELPEPAAPKAALRLGSPKPVAIGDVLVGDGEPVYVIGEIGINHNGDLDLARQLIDVAADAGCQAVKFQKRTPEICVPLEQRSQIRQTPWGEMTYLEYKERTEFGRDEYTQIAKYCDERGLHWFASPWDVPSVEFLEEMDVLVHKIASASVADHELLRALAATGKPLILSTGMSTLSEIDQAVEILGTDKLIMMHATSTYPLPPEEANLRTITTLKERYGVPVGYSGHERGLQISLAAVTLGAVTVERHITLDRTMWGSDHAASLEPAGLEHLVRDIRIIEQAMGDGVKRVFPGEEAPKARLRRVTV, from the coding sequence TTGCGAGTCCTCGCCGTCATTCCCGCCCGCGGAGGTTCGGCGGGCATTCCCCTGAAGAACCTCGCCCAGGTGGGCGGCGTTCCGCTGGTCGCGCGCGCCGTGAAAGCGGCCCTGCGCGCCGAGCTGATCGACCAGGTCGTGGTCAGCACCGACCACGCGGGGATCGCGCAGGCCGCCCGCGAGGCGGGCGCCACGGTCGTCGAGCGGCCCGCAGAGCTGTCGGGCGCGACCGCCTCCAGCGAGTCCGCGCTGCTGCACGCCCTCGACACGCTCGCCGTCGAGCCCGAGGTCGTCGTGCTCGTCCAGTGCACCAGCGCCTTCATCGACCCCGCCGACCTGTCGGAGGCCGTGCGCAAGGTGCTCGAAGGTGAGGCCGACGTGGTGCTGTCGGGCGCGGCCGCCCACGCCTTCCTCTGGACGCCGGGGGGCGAGGGGATCAACCACGATCGCGGCGAGCGGCAGATGCGGCAGGACCGCGCGCCGGAGTTCCGCGAGACCGGCGCCTTCTACGTCATGACGACGGCCGGCCTGCGCGAGCACGGCCACCGCTTCTTCGGCGACGTCGGCATCCAGCCGGTCCCCACGCGGCACGCGATCGAGATCGACGACCCCGAGGACCTGGAGATCGTCAGGGCGCTGGCGCCGCTGGTCGACCTGCCCGAGCCGATCGACGTCGACGCCGTCATCACCGACTTCGACGGCGTGCACACCGACGACCGCGCCTACGTGGACTCGGAGGGCCGCGAGATGGTGCTGGTCAGCCGCTCCGACGGCATGGGCGTCTCACTGCTTCGCCGCTCGGGGGTGAAGCTGCTGGTGATGTCCACCGAGCAGAACCCGGTGGTGGCCGCCCGCGCCCGCAAGCTGGGCGTGCCCGTGCTGCAGGGCCTCGCCGAGAAGCGGACCGTGCTGCGCGACTGGCTGACCATCGAGGGCCTCGACCCCGCCCGCGTGGCGTACGTGGGCAACGACGTCAACGACCTGGGGCCGATGTCGCTGGTCGGCTGGCCGGTCGCGGTGCCCGACGCGCATCCCAGCGTGCGGGCGGCGGCCCGCGTCGTGCTGACCAGGCGCGGCGGCGACGGCGCCGTCAGGGAGCTGTGCGAGCGGGTGCTGGCGGCCAGGCCCGAGCTCCCCGAGCCCGCCGCTCCCAAGGCCGCGCTCAGGCTGGGCAGCCCCAAGCCCGTCGCGATCGGTGACGTGCTGGTCGGCGACGGCGAGCCGGTCTACGTGATCGGCGAGATCGGCATCAACCACAACGGCGACCTCGACCTCGCCAGGCAGCTCATCGACGTGGCGGCCGACGCCGGCTGCCAGGCGGTGAAGTTCCAGAAGCGCACGCCCGAGATCTGCGTGCCGCTGGAGCAGCGCTCGCAGATCAGGCAGACGCCGTGGGGCGAGATGACCTATCTGGAGTACAAGGAGCGCACCGAGTTCGGCCGCGACGAGTACACCCAGATCGCCAAGTACTGCGACGAGCGCGGCCTGCACTGGTTCGCCTCGCCGTGGGACGTGCCCTCGGTGGAGTTCCTCGAGGAGATGGACGTCCTCGTCCACAAGATCGCCTCGGCCAGCGTCGCCGACCACGAGCTGCTGCGCGCCCTCGCCGCGACCGGCAAGCCGCTGATCCTGTCGACCGGCATGTCCACGCTGAGCGAGATCGACCAGGCCGTCGAGATCCTCGGCACCGACAAGCTGATCATGATGCACGCCACCTCCACCTACCCGCTGCCGCCGGAGGAGGCCAACCTGCGCACCATCACCACGCTCAAGGAGCGGTACGGCGTGCCCGTCGGCTACTCGGGCCACGAGCGCGGCCTGCAGATCTCGCTGGCGGCGGTCACGCTCGGCGCGGTCACCGTCGAGCGGCACATCACGCTCGACCGCACGATGTGGGGCTCCGACCACGCCGCCTCCCTGGAGCCGGCCGGCCTCGAGCACCTGGTGCGCGACATCAGGATCATCGAGCAGGCCATGGGCGACGGCGTCAAGCGTGTCTTCCCCGGTGAGGAGGCGCCGAAGGCCAGGCTCCGCAGGGTCACGGTGTGA